A window from Ruminiclostridium josui JCM 17888 encodes these proteins:
- a CDS encoding D-alanyl-D-alanine carboxypeptidase family protein: MKRNSVLAFSLIIAIVTTMLPAAVLADTNEAAVEASVKYDDVAVTKLETKTNVLDLKAKSAVLMDAASGKVLTEKNSHERLAIASVTKVMTMLLVMEAIDSGRLTFDDKVSVSEYSAGMGGSQAYLEPGEEFTVTEMMNALAIHSSNDVAVALAEKVSGSEETFVSDMNNKAQELGMKDTKFLDCTGLNDDGYSSAYDVALMSRELIIKHPKVLQFTGKWHDTFRNGTFDLYNTNKLVKFYANCDGLKTGFTSKAGFNLTATTCRNNLRLVSVVLGEPDSNTRFAESRKLMDYGFANYEVINLDKRGNAVGNIPVKKGNKLSVSAVYGTDTSIMVSKGQKGKVEKEVALLPGLSAPVEINQKVGEVVYKIDGKEVGRFDLIASEKIDKMTYGNIFSKLIIRWFSLGRA; this comes from the coding sequence GTGAAAAGAAACTCTGTTTTAGCTTTTTCTTTGATTATAGCTATAGTTACAACTATGTTGCCAGCTGCGGTATTGGCAGATACAAATGAAGCAGCAGTTGAGGCATCGGTAAAATATGACGATGTAGCAGTAACAAAATTGGAAACCAAGACTAATGTTCTTGATTTAAAGGCAAAGTCTGCGGTATTGATGGACGCAGCTTCTGGAAAAGTTCTTACTGAAAAGAATAGCCATGAGAGGCTTGCAATTGCAAGTGTAACCAAGGTTATGACAATGCTTTTGGTGATGGAGGCTATAGATTCAGGTAGATTAACTTTTGATGATAAAGTAAGCGTATCAGAGTATTCGGCAGGCATGGGCGGTTCTCAAGCTTATTTGGAGCCGGGAGAAGAATTCACCGTTACTGAAATGATGAATGCTTTAGCAATACACTCTTCAAATGATGTGGCAGTTGCTTTGGCGGAAAAGGTCAGCGGCAGCGAGGAAACATTCGTAAGTGATATGAATAACAAGGCTCAAGAGCTGGGAATGAAGGATACAAAATTTTTGGATTGTACGGGATTGAACGATGACGGTTACAGTTCTGCATATGATGTGGCTTTAATGTCAAGAGAATTGATTATAAAACACCCGAAAGTTCTCCAGTTTACTGGTAAATGGCATGACACTTTCAGAAACGGAACATTTGACTTGTATAATACAAATAAGCTGGTAAAATTCTACGCAAATTGTGACGGACTTAAAACGGGTTTTACAAGCAAAGCAGGATTTAATTTAACTGCTACTACATGTAGAAATAATTTAAGACTGGTTTCAGTTGTGCTTGGGGAACCCGATTCAAATACAAGGTTTGCTGAGTCAAGGAAACTTATGGATTACGGTTTTGCAAACTATGAGGTAATAAATCTTGATAAAAGAGGGAACGCTGTAGGCAATATACCCGTAAAAAAGGGAAACAAACTGAGTGTTAGTGCAGTATATGGCACTGATACCAGTATAATGGTTTCAAAAGGTCAAAAGGGTAAAGTAGAAAAGGAAGTAGCACTTCTGCCAGGACTTTCTGCACCAGTTGAAATAAATCAAAAGGTTGGGGAAGTAGTTTATAAAATAGACGGAAAAGAAGTAGGAAGATTTGATCTTATTGCAAGCGAAAAAATTGATAAAATGACTTACGGCAATATTTTTTCTAAACTCATTATAAGGTGGTTCAGTCTTGGGAGAGCATAA
- the xerD gene encoding site-specific tyrosine recombinase XerD: MEANVEKFINFLERDKRLSLNTLQSYKRDIEQYITYLKEINVTNIANTNKTTVIAYLLHLQKKGRATSTISRNLASIRSFYQFLYKDKVIDNDPTSELESPKVEKKLPQILSTQEVELLLDQPKCLDLKGIRDKAMLELLYATGIRVSELISLNLEDINFELGFIKCNKGTRERTIPIGSISMAAVHEYLDKSRNFLIQDSQEKALFVNVNGKRLTRQGFWKIIKHYKNQAKINKDITPHTLRHSFAAHLLENGADLRSIQEMLGHSDISSTQIYAQIAKNKIKDVYKKTHPRA, translated from the coding sequence ATGGAAGCTAATGTTGAAAAGTTTATTAATTTTCTAGAGAGAGATAAGCGTTTATCGCTTAATACGCTTCAGTCCTATAAACGGGACATAGAACAATACATTACATACTTAAAAGAAATTAACGTAACCAACATCGCGAATACTAATAAGACAACAGTAATTGCCTACTTATTACATTTACAGAAAAAAGGTAGAGCTACATCTACCATATCAAGGAACCTTGCGTCAATTAGGTCCTTTTATCAATTCCTCTATAAGGATAAAGTAATAGACAATGACCCTACCTCCGAGTTGGAATCACCTAAAGTCGAAAAAAAGCTTCCTCAGATATTATCAACCCAAGAGGTTGAGTTGTTGCTTGATCAGCCTAAGTGCCTTGATCTTAAAGGAATCCGTGACAAGGCTATGCTGGAATTATTATATGCAACAGGTATTCGTGTTTCAGAACTTATATCACTAAACTTGGAAGATATTAATTTTGAACTGGGGTTTATAAAGTGTAATAAAGGGACACGTGAAAGGACAATTCCAATCGGCTCTATATCAATGGCTGCAGTGCATGAGTATCTTGATAAGTCCCGTAACTTTTTGATTCAGGACAGCCAAGAAAAAGCACTTTTTGTAAATGTAAACGGTAAACGTCTTACCAGACAGGGATTCTGGAAAATTATTAAACATTACAAAAATCAAGCAAAAATTAATAAGGACATAACTCCACATACATTGAGACATTCCTTTGCAGCACATTTGCTTGAAAATGGTGCAGATCTTAGGTCAATACAGGAAATGCTTGGTCATTCAGATATTTCATCGACTCAGATATATGCACAGATTGCTAAAAATAAAATTAAAGATGTTTACAAAAAAACTCATCCCAGAGCATAA
- the spoIIM gene encoding stage II sporulation protein M, producing the protein MICKTANVVKEHIRDNKYTYLSLFIFYIIGIVAGALSVNELDYRQKTEMTTFFNDFLKLLNSDNVNGISLLKMSMLDSIRIIIFFWLLGVTVIGLPVYYLTLGMKGFSTGFSSGIVMAVLGGKGMLVSVFCFLPKEILTIPFIIALGVNGIRLTKGIFKNWIKKPVKKEDTLKFKFLPYCFVTVFFSLFILVMTIMDAFVAPFTLRLLTFV; encoded by the coding sequence GTGATTTGCAAAACAGCCAATGTAGTAAAAGAACACATAAGAGATAATAAATACACGTACCTTAGTTTGTTTATTTTTTATATAATCGGAATAGTGGCCGGTGCATTATCTGTAAATGAGTTGGACTACCGCCAAAAAACCGAAATGACTACATTTTTCAATGACTTTTTAAAACTGCTAAACAGTGATAATGTAAATGGAATATCTTTACTGAAGATGTCTATGCTAGACAGTATAAGAATTATAATATTTTTTTGGCTGCTTGGAGTTACAGTAATAGGATTACCTGTTTATTACCTGACCTTGGGAATGAAAGGTTTTAGCACCGGATTCAGTTCAGGGATTGTAATGGCAGTTTTGGGGGGGAAAGGAATGCTGGTATCAGTTTTCTGTTTTCTCCCAAAAGAAATTTTGACAATTCCTTTTATTATTGCCCTTGGAGTAAATGGTATAAGATTAACAAAAGGGATATTTAAAAATTGGATTAAAAAACCCGTTAAAAAAGAAGATACATTAAAATTTAAATTTCTGCCTTACTGTTTTGTTACTGTATTCTTTTCCTTATTTATACTGGTTATGACAATAATGGATGCTTTTGTAGCTCCATTTACCTTAAGATTATTGACATTTGTATAA
- a CDS encoding pyrimidine-nucleoside phosphorylase: MRMYEIIEKKRDGLELSLDEINFFITEYCNNHIPDYQASALLMAIFLKGMNERETADLTNVMANSGDRIDLSSITGIKVDKHSTGGVGDKTTLILAPIVAACGIPVAKMSGRGLGHTGGTIDKLESIPGFNTNLSTEQFINNVKSIGISIAGQTGNLAPADKKIYALRDVTATVNNISLIASSIMSKKLASGADRIVLDVKTGSGAFMKTFEDSVELAKAMVKIGHNTGRKTVAVITDMDIPLGYAVGNSLEIIEAIDTLKNKGPEDLKEVSFELAARMLELSGIGKLEECRKKVVDAVESGKALSKFAELIENQGGKKEVINDYTLFEQPAYKMSFICEKPGYIQSMQTDKIGMASLVLGAGRETKDSKIDYSAGIMFSKKTGDRVEVGDCIAVLYTNREDTLLQAVSILKEAVVISELPYERKPLILAYIDSEGNIKK, encoded by the coding sequence ATGAGAATGTACGAAATAATTGAGAAAAAACGAGATGGTTTAGAACTCAGCCTGGATGAAATAAATTTCTTTATTACGGAATATTGCAATAATCATATTCCTGACTACCAGGCGTCTGCACTTCTAATGGCTATATTTCTAAAAGGGATGAACGAAAGGGAAACGGCTGATTTAACAAATGTAATGGCAAATTCAGGGGATAGGATAGATTTATCTTCCATAACAGGTATAAAGGTTGATAAACATAGTACAGGAGGTGTAGGGGACAAAACTACGCTTATCCTTGCTCCTATTGTAGCTGCCTGTGGAATACCCGTTGCAAAAATGTCAGGCAGAGGCCTTGGTCATACAGGAGGAACAATAGACAAGCTTGAGTCAATACCTGGATTTAATACAAACCTTTCAACTGAGCAGTTTATAAATAATGTTAAAAGCATAGGCATTTCAATTGCAGGGCAAACAGGTAATCTAGCTCCTGCTGATAAAAAAATATATGCTTTGAGAGATGTGACTGCAACCGTAAATAATATTTCCCTTATAGCAAGTAGTATTATGAGCAAGAAGCTTGCTTCCGGTGCTGACAGGATTGTCCTGGATGTAAAAACAGGAAGCGGAGCATTTATGAAAACCTTTGAGGATTCTGTTGAACTTGCAAAGGCTATGGTAAAGATAGGCCACAATACAGGTAGAAAAACAGTCGCTGTTATTACAGACATGGATATACCTCTTGGTTATGCAGTAGGGAATTCACTTGAAATAATTGAGGCCATTGATACACTAAAAAACAAAGGGCCGGAAGATTTGAAAGAGGTTTCATTTGAACTTGCTGCCAGAATGCTGGAACTCAGCGGTATAGGCAAGCTTGAAGAATGTAGAAAAAAAGTTGTTGATGCAGTTGAAAGCGGAAAGGCGTTGTCCAAATTCGCTGAACTGATTGAAAATCAGGGAGGAAAAAAAGAAGTTATAAATGACTATACGTTGTTTGAGCAGCCTGCTTATAAGATGAGTTTTATATGCGAAAAACCAGGCTATATACAGTCTATGCAAACTGATAAAATTGGAATGGCTTCTCTGGTTCTTGGTGCAGGAAGAGAGACAAAGGATAGTAAAATTGACTACAGTGCAGGTATCATGTTTAGTAAAAAAACCGGCGACAGGGTTGAAGTTGGGGATTGTATTGCAGTTCTGTATACCAATAGGGAAGATACCCTTTTACAAGCTGTTTCCATTTTAAAAGAAGCTGTTGTAATAAGTGAATTGCCTTATGAAAGAAAACCGCTGATTCTAGCGTATATCGACAGTGAAGGAAACATAAAAAAATAA